The genomic interval TCGGGCCGGGGCGATAGAGCGCCACGAGCGCGATGAGGTCGTGGACGCGGTCCGGCTTCATCTTGCGCAAGAGGTCGCGCATGCCCGCGCCTTCGAGCTGGAAGACGCCGACGCTGTCGCCCTTCGACAGCATCTCGTAGGTGCCCGCATCGTCGAAATCGATGTTCTGGGTGTCGAGGTCGATGCCGCGCTTCTTGAGCAGCTCCTCCGCCTTGGCGATGACGGTGAGCGTCTTGAGGCCGAGGAAGTCGAATTTCACCAGGCCTGCCTTCTCGGCGTCCTCATAGTCGAACTGCGTCACCGGCATTTCGGAGCGCGGATCGCGGTAGAGCGGCACGATCTCGTCCAGCGGCCTATCGCCGATCACCACGCCGGCGGGATGGGTGGAGGCGTGGCGATAAAGACCCTCGATCTTCTCGACGATGGAGAAGAGTTTCTGCGCCGTCGGTTCCTGCTCGGCGATCTGCTGCAGCCGCGGCTCAGAGGCGAAGGCGTCTTCCATCGAGACCGGCTTGCCGGGCGGGTTGGGCACCAGCTTGGCGATGCGGTCGACCAGGCCGAGCGGCATCTGCAGCACGCGGCCGGCGTCGCGCACCGCGGCGCGCGCCTGGAGCGATCCCAGCGCCATGATATGGGCGACGCGGTCGCGGCCGTATTTCTCGCGGACATAGCGCACGACTTCGTCGCGCCGCTCCTGGCAGAAATCGATATCGAAATCCGGCATCGAGACGCGCTCGGGATTGAGGAAGCGCTCGAACAGGAGGCCGAAACGGATCGGATCCAGATTGGTGATGTCGAGCGCCCAGGCGACCAGCGAGGTCGCGCCCGAGCCGCGCACGCCGACGGGGATGCCCTGCCCGCGCGTCCATTTCATGAAATCGGAGACGATCAGGAAATAGCCCGCGAAATTCATGCGCAGGATGACGTCGAGCTCGAACTCCAACCGGTCGAGATAGACCTGCAGATCGGCATGCAGGCCGTGCTGGGCGAGCTTGGCCTTGAGCCCGGCCGCCGCCTGCTCGCGCATCTCGTCTTCCGGCGAGCGGCCGGATTCGGGGACGAATTGCGGCAGGATCGGATCGCGCTTCTTGGGCCTAAAGGCGCAGCGGCGCGCGATCTCGATCGTATTCTCGATCGCCTCGGGCAGGTCGGCGAACTGCGCCGCCATCTCGGCGGACGACTTGAAGCGGTGCTCCCGCGTCAGGCGGCGGCGGTCTTCCTGGCTGACGAAGGCGGCATCGGCGATGCACAGGAGCGCATCGTGCGCCTCGTACATGTCGGCCTTGCCGAAATGCACGTCGTTGGTGGCGACCAGCGGAATGCGCCGCGCATAGGCAATGTCGATCAGCTTGTCCTCGGCGGCGCGCTCTTCCGCGAGGTTGTGACGCTGAAGCTCGATATAGAGCCGGTCGCCGAAGATCGCGTGCAGCCGGCCCACCAGGGCGTCGGCGGCCTGGAGCTGGTTTTCGAGGATCAGCTTGTTGACCGGCCCGCCGGGGCCGCCGGTAAGCGCGATCAGGCCCTCGGCATGATCGGCAAGCTGGGCCGCGGTGACATGCGGAAAGTCGCCCGGCTCGGCGCCGAGGAACGCGGTGCTCAGGAGCTTAGAGAGATTGCGGTAGCCGGTGTCGTTCTGGACCAGGAGCGCCATCGCCGGCGGCTTCTTGCGGGTGCCGAGGACCTGGATCGCCGGCGCCTCTTCCAGCTCGACCGAGACCAGGCAGCCGACGATCGGCTGCACGCCGGCCTTGGCCAGCGTGTCGGAAAGCTCATAGGTCCCGAAGAGGTTGTTGACGTCGGTGACCGCGACGGCGGGCATCGCGTTCTCGCGTGCCAGCGCGGCAAGCTCGCCAGGCCTGACCGCGCCTTCGAGGAGCGAGTAGGCGCTTTTCACCCTCAAATGGACGAATGCCGCCGGTTTGCGCTCCATGGCCGTCCCGATTCGCTTTGCTGTTCACAGGATCAGTATCGGATGCGGCGAGCGGCGGCACAGCAATCGCGCCGCCATCCACAGCTCCGAGCCTTGGCGGCGTCAAAAGGCCGAGAGCAGCGCCTGCGCCACCGGAACCAGCAGGTAGGACGACGCCACGAAGACCACCAAACTCACGCCCGCTGCCGCATCCTTGATCCACATGACCGTCCTCGCTCGTTTGAGGTGCCAATGTTCTCTTTGCGTTCCCGCCTGTCAAGAACAAAAGGTGATCGTTTGTGAGTCGGGAATGACGAAAACCGGTCCATAGGCCTCGCGTTTCACGAGTTCCATCAATGTTTTGTGCCGCTAACCCGCAAGGCACCAGACGTCGCCGTGGAGCCAGCAGGTCTCGGCGCGCGGATGCGGATCGCGGCGCAGACGGGAGACGTTCAAGAACGCGCCCTTCTCGAAGGCGCCGGCCAGAGCCCGCTCGGCCGCCGCGTGGCGGTTGCCCTCGCAGGGGAAGATCGCGACGGGCGAAATCCATTTCGCGTCATAGGCGTCGCCGTGGCGGGTCACCAGGAACACACCGCCATGGAACGCCATCTTGCGCGGGTCGACCTCGCCGAAGCCCTTGGTGGTGGTGAGCGGCAGAATCAGGCGGCCACTCTCCTTGAGCCGGTCGAGCCAGGCCGGCGCGGGCTGGGTCGCGCCGGCGTTGACGTAGACGACGTCGGCCGGATCGAACGGAACGGTCGCGCCGTCGCCGGCGAGGATTTCGACGTTCGGCCAGAGGGCGAAGTTCGCCTTCGCGCGCGCCGCCAGATCGGGATCGAACTCGATGCCGGTGACGCGGCCGCCGGGCCCGACCAGCTTCGCCATGATCGCGGTGTAGTAGCCGACCCCGGCGCCGACATGGACGACGTGCTCGCCGGGCCTCGGTGCCGCCTTGTGCAGCAGCCAGGCATGCAGCGAGGGCTGGCCGTTGTTCAGCCTGCGCTCCGCCACGATGCCGAACAGGCCGTCGGTGTAGAGGTAGACCGGATCGTCGGACGGCGTGTCGCAATAGCCGCGCGCGGCGCGCAGGGCGGCCCAGGGACCGGGCCCGAGAAAATTCTCGCGCCGGACGGCGGCGAAGGCGGCCTCCAGCGCCGCGTCGCGCACCTCGACCTCGGCCAGTATCTGCTTCGCATAGGCCGCCCGCACCACGGCGAGTTCCTGCTCGCGGTCCATTCCCACCTCCCGGCCGCCATGCGGCTCTGCTAGTGTGTGTCGATTAACACACGCATCGTTAGTGTGTGATATCACACACCGAACAGGAGCACCAGATGGCGTCCAGGCTCTACCCAGCGATCCTCGAAAAGGCGGAAAAGAAGACCTTCGCGGTCTGGCTGCCGGATTTTCCGGACTGTGTCGCGGTCGGCCGCACGCAGGACGAGGCGGTGGAAAAGGTGCATGGCATCGTCGCCACCTTCGCCGAGACGCTGGCGGAACAGGACCGCGAGCTGCCGCCGCCCACTCCGATCGCGGACATCGCGCGGCCCAGGAACTTCCTCGCCTTCGTGATGGTGAACGTGGCGCCGCCGGACCCGTCCGAACGCGTCAACGTCTATCTGCCCAGGCGCCTGATCGCCCGGGCCGACGCGCGGGCCGCCGAGCTGGGCATGAGCCGGTCGAGCTTTTTCGGCTTCGCGCTCAGCGTCGTGCTCGGCGTCGCGCTGGGGCCGGGCATGCTGCACGCCGACGCGGCGCTTGCGCGCGCGCTGAAGAACGCCCTGGTGCCGGCGGCGAAGCCGAAGCGCTAAGCCGCCGCGGCCTTACGGATTTCGCCCAAGAACCAGTCGACGCCGCTGTCAGAGCCTTCGCGACGCACGGCGTAGACCGGGATGCGGTCCTGGAGGAAAGGCGTGGTGATCACCTGAAGGCCGAGACGTTTCGCCTGGCTCTTCGCCAGACGGAGCGGGCAGGTCGCGATCGCGTCGCTGGCCGATACGACGATCAGCGCGGTCAGCCAGCGCTGCACCGAGGCGGTAGACGCGATGTTATCGACCGGCGGCGCCCGGTTCTCGACGCCCTCCTCCAGTTGCGTGTCGGCGAAGACGTGGCCGGTCTTGAGCCAGGCCGGGTAGGAGATGCGGCCCTTGATCGCCGGATGGCCGCGGCGCGCGACGACGCAATAGCGGTCCTCGAACAGAAGCTCGGTGGCGAGGCCGTAGGCGACGGAGGGATAGCGGCCGATGGCGATATCCAGTTCGCCCCGGCGCACCGCATCGAGCGGCGAGCGGCGGCCATGGAACTGGACGGCGAACGAGGCCTTGGGCGCCCGCCGGCGGAACGCCGTCACGAGCTTTGCGCCCATCAGCGCCGTGACGAATTCCGGCGCCGCGACGGCAAAGCGGCGCGCGCTGTG from Rhizomicrobium sp. carries:
- the dnaE gene encoding DNA polymerase III subunit alpha, with product MERKPAAFVHLRVKSAYSLLEGAVRPGELAALARENAMPAVAVTDVNNLFGTYELSDTLAKAGVQPIVGCLVSVELEEAPAIQVLGTRKKPPAMALLVQNDTGYRNLSKLLSTAFLGAEPGDFPHVTAAQLADHAEGLIALTGGPGGPVNKLILENQLQAADALVGRLHAIFGDRLYIELQRHNLAEERAAEDKLIDIAYARRIPLVATNDVHFGKADMYEAHDALLCIADAAFVSQEDRRRLTREHRFKSSAEMAAQFADLPEAIENTIEIARRCAFRPKKRDPILPQFVPESGRSPEDEMREQAAAGLKAKLAQHGLHADLQVYLDRLEFELDVILRMNFAGYFLIVSDFMKWTRGQGIPVGVRGSGATSLVAWALDITNLDPIRFGLLFERFLNPERVSMPDFDIDFCQERRDEVVRYVREKYGRDRVAHIMALGSLQARAAVRDAGRVLQMPLGLVDRIAKLVPNPPGKPVSMEDAFASEPRLQQIAEQEPTAQKLFSIVEKIEGLYRHASTHPAGVVIGDRPLDEIVPLYRDPRSEMPVTQFDYEDAEKAGLVKFDFLGLKTLTVIAKAEELLKKRGIDLDTQNIDFDDAGTYEMLSKGDSVGVFQLEGAGMRDLLRKMKPDRVHDLIALVALYRPGPMDSIPKYIAVKNGKEPPEYLHPLLEPILKETFGVMTYQEDVMNIARELAGYSLGQADLLRRAMGKKIASEMAVHEERFIKGAVEKGISKGVAAQIFEQAAKFAGYGFNKGHAAAYAQVAYQTAYLKANYPVEFLAASMTLDIGNTDRLNVFKQEAQRLEIKVLAPDVNRSESVFTCDAEKNLIFYALAAVKGVGRQAMDHVVEERRANGPFRGLGDFARRIDPKLVNKRAFESLARAGAFDALNRNRRQVVESADILLGSAQRNARERESGQIALFGGPAQDDIRLASVSDWPSHERLSEEFAAMGFYLSGHPLDAYAAPLKRLGATTLAALTEDRRRSGFKAILAGTMIRKYERRSRNNESYAFVSFSDPTGMFEVMLFPEVLAASRPLLEAGKSVLITASAEWDGDELKLRAAAIADLDAAAANAGEGLKVYLQDASPLGAIAAQLKQAGKGIVTFVVPGGPGEEVEIKLPKPYQVTVALKNAIKSLPGVAQVESV
- a CDS encoding methyltransferase domain-containing protein, which gives rise to MDREQELAVVRAAYAKQILAEVEVRDAALEAAFAAVRRENFLGPGPWAALRAARGYCDTPSDDPVYLYTDGLFGIVAERRLNNGQPSLHAWLLHKAAPRPGEHVVHVGAGVGYYTAIMAKLVGPGGRVTGIEFDPDLAARAKANFALWPNVEILAGDGATVPFDPADVVYVNAGATQPAPAWLDRLKESGRLILPLTTTKGFGEVDPRKMAFHGGVFLVTRHGDAYDAKWISPVAIFPCEGNRHAAAERALAGAFEKGAFLNVSRLRRDPHPRAETCWLHGDVWCLAG
- a CDS encoding type II toxin-antitoxin system HicB family antitoxin — protein: MASRLYPAILEKAEKKTFAVWLPDFPDCVAVGRTQDEAVEKVHGIVATFAETLAEQDRELPPPTPIADIARPRNFLAFVMVNVAPPDPSERVNVYLPRRLIARADARAAELGMSRSSFFGFALSVVLGVALGPGMLHADAALARALKNALVPAAKPKR
- a CDS encoding LysR substrate-binding domain-containing protein, encoding MADIDINNIRRIDGGLLLVFRGLLRQRRTTAVGRELGLSQSAVSHALSRLRDLFDDPLFIRRPHGLEPTRRALELSPRIDALIDLAGETLGREAGFDPAHSARRFAVAAPEFVTALMGAKLVTAFRRRAPKASFAVQFHGRRSPLDAVRRGELDIAIGRYPSVAYGLATELLFEDRYCVVARRGHPAIKGRISYPAWLKTGHVFADTQLEEGVENRAPPVDNIASTASVQRWLTALIVVSASDAIATCPLRLAKSQAKRLGLQVITTPFLQDRIPVYAVRREGSDSGVDWFLGEIRKAAAA